The following proteins are encoded in a genomic region of Synechococcus sp. ROS8604:
- the clpS gene encoding ATP-dependent Clp protease adapter ClpS, translating to MVDTPSRSPGGAAVLDKQTERVRKTSPRYKVLLHNDPVNSMEYVVVTLQQVVPQLSEQDAMAVMLETHNTGVGLVIVCDIEPAEFYCETLKNKGLTSTIEPED from the coding sequence ATGGTGGATACACCCAGCCGTAGCCCCGGTGGGGCTGCGGTTCTTGATAAGCAAACCGAGCGGGTGCGTAAGACATCGCCCCGCTACAAGGTTTTGCTTCATAACGACCCTGTTAACAGCATGGAGTACGTCGTCGTCACGCTTCAGCAGGTGGTTCCCCAGCTCAGTGAACAGGACGCGATGGCCGTGATGCTGGAAACCCACAACACGGGGGTCGGTCTGGTGATCGTTTGCGACATTGAGCCCGCAGAGTTCTACTGCGAAACCTTGAAGAACAAGGGCCTCACCAGCACCATCGAACCAGAAGATTGA
- a CDS encoding LL-diaminopimelate aminotransferase, whose protein sequence is MVKVNGNYLKLKAGYLFPEIGRRVKAFSSANPGAQLIRLGIGDVTEPLPLACRNAMKSAIDEMGTAEGFHGYGPEQGYAWLREAIARDDFQARGCEISAEEIFVSDGSKCDSSNILDILGSGNRIAVTDPVYPVYVDSNVMAGRTGEAGDDGRYGGLTYLPITADNGFAAQIPSEPVDLIYLCYPNNPTGAVATKAQLKAWVDYARANKALILFDAAYEAFIQDPELPHSIYEIEGARECAIEFRSFSKNAGFTGTRCALTVVPKGLKGQADDGSEVELWGLWNRRQSTKFNGVSYIIQRGAEAVYSDAGKQEVKALVSFYMENAAIIRGELSAAGIEVHGGQHAPYVWLKTPSGMDSWSFFDHLLQKANVVGTPGSGFGAAGEGYFRLSAFNSRSNVDEAMTRIRNL, encoded by the coding sequence GTGGTCAAGGTCAACGGCAATTACCTGAAACTCAAAGCGGGTTATCTGTTCCCGGAGATTGGCCGCAGGGTGAAGGCCTTTAGCAGCGCCAACCCCGGGGCCCAGCTGATTCGTCTCGGCATCGGAGACGTCACAGAGCCCCTACCGTTGGCCTGTCGCAACGCCATGAAATCAGCCATCGACGAGATGGGGACGGCGGAAGGGTTCCACGGCTATGGACCAGAACAGGGTTATGCCTGGCTTCGTGAGGCGATTGCCCGCGATGACTTCCAAGCCAGGGGCTGTGAGATCAGCGCAGAGGAGATCTTTGTGTCGGATGGCTCCAAATGCGACAGCAGCAATATCCTCGACATCCTCGGGAGTGGTAACCGCATTGCAGTCACCGATCCGGTGTATCCGGTCTACGTCGATAGCAATGTGATGGCTGGTCGCACAGGCGAAGCAGGCGATGACGGCCGTTATGGCGGCCTCACCTACCTGCCGATCACTGCCGACAACGGCTTTGCAGCGCAGATTCCCAGTGAACCTGTGGACCTGATCTATCTCTGTTATCCCAACAACCCCACGGGCGCTGTCGCGACGAAGGCTCAACTCAAAGCGTGGGTGGACTACGCCCGTGCCAACAAAGCCTTGATTCTGTTTGATGCCGCTTATGAAGCCTTCATTCAGGATCCCGAGCTACCCCATTCCATCTATGAGATCGAGGGCGCTCGCGAGTGTGCGATCGAATTCCGCTCCTTCTCCAAAAACGCCGGATTTACAGGCACCCGTTGCGCCCTAACCGTTGTTCCCAAAGGGCTCAAAGGCCAAGCCGACGATGGTTCAGAGGTGGAGCTTTGGGGGCTTTGGAACCGTCGGCAGAGCACCAAGTTCAACGGTGTGAGCTACATCATTCAACGCGGTGCGGAAGCGGTGTATTCCGACGCAGGGAAACAGGAGGTGAAGGCGCTTGTGAGCTTTTACATGGAGAACGCTGCCATCATCCGGGGCGAGCTCAGTGCCGCAGGCATCGAAGTGCATGGAGGACAGCACGCGCCCTATGTGTGGCTGAAAACCCCTTCCGGAATGGACTCCTGGAGCTTCTTCGATCACCTCCTTCAGAAGGCCAACGTGGTGGGAACTCCCGGCAGTGGCTTCGGGGCTGCAGGAGAGGGCTATTTCCGCCTTTCCGCCTTCAACAGCCGCAGCAACGTGGACGAAGCGATGACCCGCATCCGCAACCTATGA
- a CDS encoding TIGR03960 family B12-binding radical SAM protein, with the protein MGHELGVEPRDWEAARVRWALTYPEIYEVGSSNLGHIILYSILNAVPGQLCDRAYLPEADLSERLKERNQALFAVESRRPLPAFDILGFSLSYELGATNILAMLDLAKVPLYAAERGDLPLSHPESPPLIFAGGPTATSNPEPYAAFFDFIALGDGEELLPEIGLVVAEAIAAGWSRTDLLRDLALVPGVYVPSLYGLDPQGISVAPLEPGLPARPLRRVATPMPHYAMGLVPHVETVHDRLTVEIRRGCTRGCRFCQPGMLTRPARDVEPEAVIEAIETGMQRTGYSDFSLLSLSCSDYLALPAVGVELRNRLADRNVTLQLPSQRVDRFDDDIAHILGGSRQSGLTFAPEAGTQRLRDIVNKGLTDTDLVDGIRTAMQNGFRKVKLYFMIGLPGETDADVLGIAETCRMLLDRCRDLGRLNLNITISNFTPKPHTPFQWHSVSTAEFLRRQQLLREAGKRLRGVRFNFTDVRLSAMEDFVGRGDRSLAPVIEAAWRAGAGMDAWFEALDRTYEAWTGAIAAAGLEGRYRALELGGWGRANALSEEGLDAFCAQPLPWDHIDTGIEKRWLAEDLKRALDAAVVPDCSFDGCSSCGVCGPDLGHNVVIPAPEIPVQKPRQAPPSDRVCRIRFRFSKTGAMALLSHLDLVRLFERALRRAELPVSFTGGFHPLPRLQLALALPLGVQGEGEWMDLEFIEQVEALQVLKRWQQTLPPGLELMEAHEVPVSGQSLSQQLEAARWSFELKPQAGDPSISLARWKQGVDDLLSRDTLVWHDTDKKGRPRQRDCRPALERLEIVAPGNGGLVDGGLADGVTLAFFAHIDNQGRSLKPAQLQHWLSEALEQSLHLHNVRRLELRLVRC; encoded by the coding sequence ATGGGCCATGAGTTGGGGGTGGAGCCACGGGATTGGGAGGCGGCGCGGGTTCGCTGGGCTCTGACCTACCCCGAGATTTACGAGGTGGGCTCCAGCAACCTCGGCCACATCATTCTCTATTCCATCCTCAATGCTGTTCCCGGTCAGCTCTGTGATCGGGCCTATCTCCCGGAGGCTGATCTATCCGAGAGGCTGAAAGAGCGGAATCAAGCGCTGTTTGCGGTGGAGAGCAGGAGGCCGCTCCCCGCCTTCGACATTCTTGGCTTCAGCCTCAGTTACGAGCTGGGTGCGACCAACATTCTCGCCATGTTGGATTTGGCGAAAGTGCCGCTTTATGCGGCAGAGCGAGGCGACTTGCCCCTCTCTCACCCTGAGTCCCCGCCTCTGATTTTTGCTGGCGGTCCCACCGCCACCAGCAACCCTGAGCCCTATGCAGCTTTTTTCGACTTCATTGCTTTAGGGGACGGGGAGGAACTTCTCCCTGAGATTGGATTGGTGGTGGCCGAAGCCATAGCGGCGGGTTGGTCGCGAACGGACTTGCTCCGTGATCTGGCTCTTGTCCCAGGGGTTTATGTGCCCTCGCTCTATGGACTGGATCCGCAAGGGATCAGCGTGGCGCCGCTGGAGCCTGGTCTCCCGGCGCGCCCGTTGAGGCGCGTGGCCACTCCCATGCCACATTACGCGATGGGACTCGTTCCCCATGTCGAAACCGTGCATGACCGATTAACGGTGGAAATTCGGCGTGGCTGCACCCGCGGCTGTCGTTTTTGCCAACCGGGAATGCTGACGAGGCCAGCAAGAGACGTGGAGCCTGAGGCCGTCATTGAGGCGATTGAAACGGGAATGCAGCGAACGGGTTACAGCGACTTTTCGTTGCTGTCGTTGAGCTGCAGCGATTATTTGGCGTTGCCCGCTGTGGGCGTCGAGCTTCGTAACCGTCTCGCCGATCGCAATGTCACGCTTCAGTTGCCGAGTCAGCGGGTGGACCGGTTTGATGACGATATCGCTCACATTCTTGGGGGTTCCAGGCAGTCAGGGCTCACGTTTGCACCGGAAGCCGGCACCCAGCGGCTGAGAGACATTGTGAACAAAGGCCTGACGGATACCGACCTTGTGGATGGAATCCGCACGGCCATGCAGAACGGCTTCCGAAAGGTGAAGCTCTATTTCATGATCGGGCTGCCTGGTGAGACCGATGCCGATGTGCTCGGCATCGCCGAGACCTGTCGGATGTTGCTCGATCGCTGCCGCGATTTGGGTCGCCTCAATCTCAACATCACCATCAGTAATTTCACCCCAAAACCGCATACGCCGTTTCAGTGGCACAGCGTTTCGACGGCAGAGTTTTTAAGGCGTCAGCAGTTGCTTCGGGAGGCCGGGAAGCGCCTCCGTGGTGTCCGCTTCAACTTCACGGATGTGAGGCTCTCGGCCATGGAGGACTTCGTCGGTCGTGGGGATCGGAGCCTGGCGCCTGTCATCGAAGCGGCATGGCGTGCGGGGGCAGGGATGGATGCCTGGTTCGAGGCCCTCGATCGCACCTATGAGGCTTGGACGGGCGCGATTGCCGCAGCAGGCCTTGAAGGTCGCTACCGGGCTCTTGAGCTCGGCGGCTGGGGACGGGCGAATGCGCTCAGCGAGGAGGGGTTGGATGCCTTTTGTGCTCAGCCGCTGCCTTGGGATCACATCGATACCGGGATTGAGAAGCGCTGGTTGGCTGAAGACCTCAAGCGAGCGCTCGACGCGGCTGTGGTTCCGGATTGTTCGTTTGATGGATGCAGCAGTTGTGGGGTCTGTGGCCCTGACCTAGGCCACAACGTGGTGATTCCTGCTCCTGAGATCCCGGTTCAGAAGCCAAGGCAAGCTCCACCGAGTGATCGGGTCTGCCGGATCAGGTTTCGTTTCAGCAAAACAGGCGCGATGGCCCTGCTCAGCCATCTGGATTTGGTGCGCTTGTTTGAGCGTGCGCTTCGACGGGCTGAATTGCCGGTGAGTTTCACCGGTGGCTTTCACCCCCTTCCCCGGCTTCAGCTCGCCTTGGCGCTGCCACTAGGCGTGCAAGGGGAGGGGGAATGGATGGATTTGGAATTCATCGAACAGGTGGAGGCGCTTCAGGTTTTGAAGCGTTGGCAGCAGACCCTTCCGCCAGGTCTTGAGTTGATGGAGGCCCATGAAGTGCCCGTGTCTGGCCAGAGCCTCTCGCAGCAACTGGAAGCAGCCCGATGGAGCTTTGAGCTGAAACCTCAAGCGGGCGACCCTTCGATTTCGTTGGCGCGCTGGAAGCAGGGCGTGGATGATTTGTTGTCGCGTGACACGCTTGTTTGGCATGACACCGATAAAAAAGGTCGTCCTCGTCAGCGCGATTGCAGACCTGCTTTAGAGAGGCTTGAGATTGTTGCCCCAGGCAATGGAGGCTTGGTTGATGGAGGGTTGGCTGATGGGGTGACGCTTGCCTTCTTCGCCCATATCGATAACCAAGGACGGAGCCTGAAGCCCGCTCAGTTGCAGCACTGGTTGTCTGAAGCCTTGGAGCAGTCTTTACATCTTCACAATGTTCGGCGCCTCGAGTTACGGCTTGTGCGGTGCTAA
- a CDS encoding Rne/Rng family ribonuclease — MPQQIVIAEQLRIAAVLTDECVDELIVAQGRYQIGDVYLGTVENVLPGIDAAFVNIGESEKNGFIHVTDLGPLRLKKGAAGITELLEPRQKVLVQVMKEPTGTKGPRLTGNLALPGRYLVLQPSGQGVNISRRIGSEGERNRLRALGVLVKPPGAGLLIRTEADGISEELLIDDLESLLRQWEAIQKAAETASPPVLLNRDEDFIHRILRDHTGLDLERVVVESSAAVERVRSFLGEEGSHVVVEAHPEPSELLEHYKVNGAIRDALKPRVDLPSGGYVIIEPTEALTVIDVNSGSFTRSANARETVLWTNCEAAIEIARQLRLRNIGGVIIVDFIDMDSRRDQLQLLEHFTSAIRDDAARPQIAQLTELGLVELTRKRQGQNIYELFGRACPSCGGLGHVAVLPGKDLMQPLATATGMVRSAASARAEVPQSGEASNARRRRGGRGKVVAASGPVDSSDAPLDEVEIASAASTPAAIEPASVSRRQDPELVAVPMDEEEEQVYGWLGLNPGLLLESQPELDNLMVRIVRPGEDAEQVLEQARQQMLANAGRRRRRGPRGNGRSASPGTGRPVASVAGDDSAPTTVVTPLEPDDHSQPLLVEITPLIETPRLEISTEPEAVSVVESVSVSISEPVASSEPEVRAEPADSSDSRPGRRRRRSSASTSDID, encoded by the coding sequence ATGCCCCAACAAATTGTTATTGCTGAGCAACTGCGCATTGCCGCAGTTCTCACAGATGAGTGTGTTGATGAATTAATCGTTGCCCAAGGGCGTTACCAGATCGGTGATGTCTATTTGGGCACCGTTGAAAATGTTCTTCCAGGGATTGATGCTGCTTTCGTCAATATTGGGGAAAGCGAAAAAAATGGCTTCATTCATGTCACCGACTTAGGCCCTTTGCGCCTTAAAAAAGGTGCCGCCGGCATTACAGAACTGCTCGAACCACGCCAAAAAGTGCTGGTTCAGGTGATGAAGGAGCCCACGGGCACCAAAGGTCCACGCTTGACAGGCAATCTGGCGCTGCCAGGTCGGTACCTGGTGCTTCAACCCAGTGGTCAGGGAGTCAATATCTCCAGGCGCATCGGTTCAGAAGGAGAGCGGAACAGGTTGCGTGCGCTTGGTGTGTTGGTGAAGCCCCCAGGTGCGGGGCTGCTGATTCGTACGGAAGCCGATGGAATCAGCGAAGAATTGCTGATTGACGACCTCGAATCGCTGTTACGTCAATGGGAGGCGATCCAAAAAGCGGCTGAGACGGCGTCCCCTCCGGTGCTTCTCAACCGCGATGAGGATTTTATTCATCGCATTCTTCGCGATCACACCGGCTTGGATTTGGAGCGTGTGGTGGTGGAGTCTTCCGCTGCTGTGGAGCGGGTGCGCTCGTTCCTCGGAGAGGAGGGAAGTCATGTCGTGGTGGAGGCCCACCCCGAGCCCTCTGAGCTGCTCGAGCACTACAAAGTCAATGGCGCCATTCGTGATGCCCTCAAGCCAAGGGTTGATCTCCCCTCTGGTGGCTACGTGATCATCGAGCCCACCGAGGCGCTCACGGTGATTGATGTGAACTCTGGTTCGTTTACCCGCTCGGCGAATGCCAGGGAAACGGTGCTCTGGACCAACTGCGAGGCGGCCATTGAGATCGCGCGGCAGTTGCGTTTGCGCAACATCGGTGGGGTGATCATCGTCGACTTCATCGACATGGACTCCCGTCGTGATCAGTTGCAGTTGTTGGAGCATTTCACCAGCGCGATTCGTGATGATGCCGCTCGCCCTCAAATTGCCCAGCTCACAGAACTCGGTCTTGTGGAGCTGACGCGCAAGCGTCAGGGCCAAAATATTTATGAGCTGTTCGGGCGAGCCTGCCCCAGCTGCGGGGGGCTTGGCCATGTTGCCGTGCTTCCTGGAAAGGATCTGATGCAGCCTCTCGCCACCGCCACGGGGATGGTGCGCTCTGCAGCGTCAGCGCGTGCTGAAGTCCCTCAGTCTGGAGAGGCCTCGAATGCCCGACGTCGTCGCGGTGGCCGAGGGAAGGTTGTGGCGGCTTCTGGTCCTGTCGATAGCAGCGATGCGCCTTTGGATGAGGTGGAGATTGCAAGCGCTGCATCGACGCCTGCTGCCATTGAGCCCGCAAGCGTGAGCCGACGTCAGGATCCTGAGCTGGTTGCGGTTCCTATGGATGAAGAGGAAGAGCAGGTCTACGGATGGCTCGGCCTGAATCCCGGCTTACTGCTGGAGTCTCAGCCCGAGCTGGACAACCTGATGGTGCGCATCGTTCGTCCCGGCGAAGACGCAGAGCAGGTGCTTGAGCAGGCTCGACAGCAAATGTTGGCGAACGCAGGTCGCCGCCGCCGCCGTGGGCCGAGGGGAAATGGTCGTAGCGCAAGTCCTGGCACGGGCCGTCCCGTTGCTTCAGTTGCTGGAGACGATTCAGCACCCACAACCGTCGTCACTCCCCTAGAGCCGGACGACCATTCACAACCGTTGCTTGTGGAGATCACGCCTTTGATTGAGACCCCACGACTGGAGATCTCAACTGAGCCGGAAGCTGTCTCCGTTGTGGAATCTGTCTCTGTATCCATTTCTGAACCGGTCGCTAGCTCTGAGCCGGAGGTCAGAGCTGAGCCCGCAGACTCCTCTGATTCAAGGCCTGGTCGCCGTCGTCGTCGTTCGTCTGCATCGACTTCCGATATCGACTAA
- a CDS encoding ribonuclease HII — translation MVDGDGLGIAGVDEVGRGCLFGPVFAAAVVLSDQAAAHLQAAGLTDSKALTPRRRAALVPLIEEHAHAWGLGQSSARAIDHYGIRTATEQAMLCALQRLPSPPQLVLVDGVLPLRLWAGSQRTIVRGDSSHAAIAAASVLAKEARDALLRRLSHRFPGYGLERHAGYGTAQHRAALLAGGPTPLHRHSFLRKLFATG, via the coding sequence ATGGTCGACGGCGATGGCCTGGGCATCGCTGGGGTGGATGAAGTGGGTCGAGGCTGCTTGTTTGGGCCCGTCTTCGCGGCGGCCGTTGTGTTGAGCGATCAAGCCGCAGCGCATTTGCAAGCGGCTGGCCTCACCGATAGCAAGGCATTAACACCGCGTCGTCGCGCCGCACTCGTTCCTCTGATTGAGGAGCATGCCCACGCTTGGGGATTGGGTCAAAGCTCTGCTCGGGCGATTGATCACTACGGCATTCGCACCGCGACGGAGCAGGCCATGTTGTGTGCTCTGCAGCGACTGCCCAGCCCGCCCCAGCTGGTCCTTGTGGATGGAGTGCTCCCGTTGCGTTTGTGGGCGGGCTCTCAACGCACCATCGTGCGTGGGGACAGCAGTCATGCAGCCATAGCTGCTGCGAGTGTGTTGGCAAAAGAGGCTCGCGACGCTTTGCTTCGGCGCCTGTCCCATCGATTTCCAGGGTATGGACTGGAGCGACATGCCGGATATGGAACGGCTCAACATCGAGCAGCGCTGCTGGCGGGTGGCCCAACCCCCCTGCATCGGCACTCGTTCTTGAGGAAGCTATTCGCTACCGGGTAG
- a CDS encoding DUF1997 domain-containing protein, with amino-acid sequence MPRQDTVMPLAFRASQHLDLPIADESERLRAYLHEHDRVVKALLDPSQLTALAPGHYRYTVTTLNVFQLHVKPVVSLEVDEVSGQLRIRALDADLEGLGLVDDFQLSLEALLEATPRGLQGEAMLSVEVSQPPLLRLIPKRVLESTGESILNGILLTIKGRVGRQLVADFQSWAKDLDSPPASESALPGSE; translated from the coding sequence ATGCCGCGTCAGGACACGGTCATGCCCCTGGCCTTTCGAGCCAGTCAGCATCTCGATCTACCCATCGCAGATGAGTCAGAACGTCTGCGGGCTTATTTGCATGAGCACGACCGCGTTGTCAAAGCGTTGCTCGACCCCAGCCAGCTCACCGCCTTGGCACCGGGGCACTATCGCTACACCGTGACAACACTCAATGTGTTCCAACTGCATGTCAAACCAGTGGTGTCGCTAGAAGTCGATGAAGTGAGCGGACAACTGCGGATCCGAGCTCTTGATGCGGACCTCGAGGGTTTGGGATTAGTGGATGATTTTCAACTGAGCCTTGAAGCCTTGCTCGAAGCCACTCCAAGGGGACTGCAAGGGGAGGCCATGTTGAGCGTGGAAGTCAGCCAGCCTCCCCTGCTACGCCTTATTCCCAAGCGCGTGTTGGAGAGCACCGGGGAGTCCATCTTGAATGGAATTCTGCTCACGATCAAAGGCCGAGTAGGTCGTCAGTTGGTGGCTGATTTTCAGTCTTGGGCCAAGGATTTGGACAGCCCTCCCGCCAGTGAGTCCGCCCTACCCGGTAGCGAATAG
- the pheA gene encoding prephenate dehydratase, with amino-acid sequence MPMRVAFLGPEGTYGERAARSLMKLEAIENPELVACSGLRSVVEHVADGRCESAVVPVENSVEGGVTASLDALWSYSNLRIRRAVVLPIRHALLSSGSLEGISEVLSHPQALAQCSGWLARHLPQAVQLPASSTAEAARMVRGSHFRAAIADRSLAGQQGLQELAYPVNDVPGNRTRFLLLQNGEVSCEGDIASLAFSLHQNAPGALIEALEAIAQLGLNMSRIESRPSKRELGEYVFFVDVELPGQKTAEYLDKLTTSLQPLCEHLLQFGAYPSSVLE; translated from the coding sequence ATGCCGATGCGTGTGGCTTTTCTCGGGCCGGAAGGGACCTATGGGGAGCGGGCTGCTCGCAGCCTCATGAAACTTGAGGCGATCGAGAATCCAGAACTGGTGGCATGTTCGGGGCTTCGGTCCGTGGTGGAGCATGTTGCCGATGGTCGCTGCGAATCGGCCGTCGTGCCTGTGGAGAACTCCGTTGAGGGGGGGGTTACGGCAAGCCTTGACGCTCTCTGGTCTTATTCGAACTTGAGAATTCGTCGCGCTGTTGTCCTGCCGATTCGTCATGCGCTGCTGAGCAGCGGCTCTCTTGAGGGAATTTCGGAGGTCTTGTCCCATCCCCAAGCTTTAGCCCAATGCAGCGGCTGGTTGGCGCGTCACCTACCGCAGGCTGTGCAGCTTCCAGCCAGCTCCACCGCTGAAGCGGCCAGGATGGTGCGAGGCAGTCACTTCCGAGCAGCCATTGCCGATCGCTCCTTAGCGGGGCAGCAGGGACTCCAGGAGTTGGCCTATCCAGTGAATGATGTCCCCGGCAACCGCACTCGCTTCTTGTTGCTTCAGAACGGTGAGGTGAGTTGCGAGGGAGATATTGCCAGTCTTGCCTTTTCACTGCATCAAAATGCTCCTGGGGCGTTGATTGAGGCCTTGGAAGCAATCGCCCAGCTCGGACTGAACATGAGCCGAATTGAATCGCGTCCCTCGAAGCGTGAGCTTGGTGAATATGTGTTTTTTGTGGATGTGGAGCTGCCGGGGCAAAAAACGGCTGAGTACCTCGACAAGCTGACCACAAGCCTTCAGCCGCTGTGTGAACACCTTCTCCAATTCGGGGCTTATCCCAGTTCCGTGTTGGAGTGA
- a CDS encoding methyltransferase domain-containing protein, protein MPSTTVLIPTAAALLLLGCAYQLWNRRNRAYHSSESVAAAYDAWTDDQLLESLWGEHVHLGHYGTPAKPRDFRQAKADFVHELVRWSGFDQLPPGSRVLDVGCGIGGSARILSRDYGLDVLGISISPAQINRATQLTPDTLSCRFAVMDALNLQLEDQTFDAVWSVEAGPHMPDKQRFADELLRVLKPGGRLAVADWNRRDPVDGALDRRERWVMHQLLTQWAHPEFASIRGFRQNLEISPHQRGTISTDDWTDATLPSWSDSILEGIRRPNAILRLGPKAVLQGLRETPTLLLMRWAFARGMMQFGVFKTDHA, encoded by the coding sequence ATGCCTTCAACGACAGTCCTCATACCAACAGCAGCCGCTTTGCTGCTCTTGGGTTGCGCCTACCAGCTTTGGAATCGACGCAACCGCGCCTATCACTCCAGTGAGAGCGTTGCCGCCGCCTACGACGCTTGGACCGATGACCAGTTACTGGAATCGCTGTGGGGTGAGCATGTTCATCTTGGGCACTACGGAACCCCAGCAAAGCCTCGAGACTTCAGGCAGGCCAAAGCCGACTTCGTTCATGAGTTGGTCCGATGGAGTGGCTTCGATCAATTACCCCCGGGATCCCGCGTCTTGGATGTGGGTTGCGGTATCGGAGGAAGCGCCAGGATCCTTTCCCGTGACTACGGTTTAGATGTCTTGGGGATCAGCATCAGCCCGGCTCAGATCAACCGAGCCACCCAGCTCACCCCCGACACATTGTCCTGTCGCTTCGCCGTCATGGATGCCCTCAACCTGCAGCTTGAGGATCAAACGTTTGACGCCGTTTGGAGTGTCGAGGCCGGTCCTCACATGCCCGACAAGCAGAGGTTCGCCGACGAACTCCTACGCGTCCTGAAACCTGGCGGTCGCCTGGCCGTAGCCGACTGGAACCGTCGCGATCCAGTGGATGGTGCCCTTGACCGACGCGAACGCTGGGTGATGCATCAACTGCTCACGCAGTGGGCGCATCCTGAATTCGCCAGCATCCGCGGTTTTCGTCAGAACCTTGAAATCAGCCCCCATCAACGCGGCACGATCAGCACCGACGATTGGACAGACGCCACCTTGCCCTCTTGGAGTGACTCCATCCTTGAGGGGATTCGCAGGCCCAATGCGATTCTCCGCCTTGGCCCTAAGGCCGTTCTGCAGGGCCTACGCGAAACACCAACGCTGCTCTTAATGCGTTGGGCTTTTGCCCGAGGAATGATGCAATTCGGTGTGTTTAAAACTGATCACGCTTGA
- the rpsJ gene encoding 30S ribosomal protein S10: protein MSTAIAQQKIRIRLKAFDRRMLDLSCDKIIETADNTAATAIGPIPLPTKRKIYCVLRSPHVDKDSREHFETRTHRRIIDIYSPSAKTIDALMKLDLPSGVDIEVKL, encoded by the coding sequence ATGTCCACCGCAATCGCTCAGCAAAAGATTCGCATTCGCCTCAAGGCGTTTGATCGCCGCATGCTGGATCTCTCCTGCGACAAAATTATTGAGACTGCCGACAACACGGCAGCAACGGCCATTGGCCCGATTCCACTGCCAACGAAGCGGAAAATTTATTGCGTTCTGCGCTCACCCCACGTGGATAAGGATTCACGCGAGCACTTTGAAACGCGGACCCATCGACGCATCATCGATATTTACAGCCCTTCTGCGAAGACCATCGACGCGCTCATGAAGCTCGACCTCCCCAGTGGAGTCGACATCGAGGTCAAGCTCTGA
- the tuf gene encoding elongation factor Tu, protein MAREKFERNKPHVNIGTIGHVDHGKTTLTAAITNVLAKKGQAEIQNYADIDGAPEERERGITINTAHVEYETDTRHYAHVDCPGHADYVKNMITGAAQMDGAILVCAATDGPMAQTKEHILLAKQVGVPALVVALNKCDMVDDEEIIELVELEIRELLSSYDFPGDDIPVVQVSGLKAIEGEAEWEAKIEELMAAVDASIPEPEREVDKPFLMAIEDVFSITGRGTVATGRIERGIVKVGEEVEVVGIREPRKTTVTGVEMFRKLLDEGMAGDNVGLLLRGIQKEDIERGMVLVKPGSITPHTKFEGQVYVLKKEEGGRHTPFFAGYRPQFYIRTTDVTGQITAFTAEDGSNVEMVMPGDNIQMTGELICPVAMELGMRFAIREGGRTIGAGVVSKIVE, encoded by the coding sequence ATGGCTCGCGAGAAGTTCGAAAGGAACAAGCCCCACGTCAACATCGGTACCATTGGCCACGTTGACCACGGCAAAACCACCCTCACCGCTGCGATCACAAATGTGCTCGCCAAGAAAGGTCAGGCTGAGATTCAAAACTATGCCGACATTGATGGTGCTCCTGAGGAGCGCGAGCGTGGCATCACCATCAATACTGCTCACGTTGAGTACGAAACCGATACCCGCCACTACGCCCACGTTGACTGCCCTGGTCACGCGGACTACGTGAAGAACATGATTACGGGTGCTGCTCAGATGGATGGCGCCATCCTTGTGTGCGCAGCCACCGACGGTCCTATGGCCCAAACCAAGGAGCACATCCTTCTCGCCAAGCAAGTTGGCGTTCCCGCCTTGGTTGTTGCACTGAACAAGTGCGACATGGTCGACGACGAGGAAATCATCGAACTCGTTGAACTCGAGATCCGCGAGTTGCTGTCCAGCTACGACTTCCCTGGCGACGACATCCCTGTTGTTCAAGTCTCTGGCCTGAAAGCCATTGAAGGCGAAGCAGAATGGGAAGCCAAAATTGAAGAGTTGATGGCAGCGGTGGATGCAAGCATCCCCGAACCCGAGCGTGAAGTCGATAAGCCATTCCTGATGGCCATCGAAGATGTGTTCTCCATCACTGGACGCGGCACCGTCGCAACGGGTCGTATCGAACGCGGCATCGTCAAAGTTGGCGAAGAAGTCGAAGTCGTGGGCATTCGAGAGCCCCGCAAAACCACCGTTACTGGTGTGGAGATGTTCCGCAAATTGCTCGATGAGGGCATGGCCGGCGACAACGTGGGGCTTCTGCTTCGCGGCATTCAGAAGGAAGACATCGAGCGCGGCATGGTGCTTGTGAAGCCCGGCTCGATCACTCCTCACACCAAGTTTGAGGGCCAGGTTTACGTTCTCAAGAAAGAAGAAGGTGGTCGCCACACTCCTTTCTTTGCTGGCTACCGCCCGCAGTTCTATATCCGTACCACGGACGTGACCGGCCAGATCACCGCATTCACAGCGGAAGATGGCTCCAACGTTGAAATGGTGATGCCTGGTGACAACATCCAGATGACTGGTGAGTTGATCTGCCCCGTTGCCATGGAATTGGGCATGCGCTTCGCGATCCGCGAAGGTGGTCGCACCATCGGTGCTGGCGTGGTCTCCAAGATCGTCGAATGA